A region of Mammaliicoccus sp. Dog046 DNA encodes the following proteins:
- the yycF gene encoding response regulator YycF, with protein sequence MARKIVVVDDEKPIADILEFNLKKEGYDVYCAYDGNDAVELIYAEEPDIVLLDIMLPGRDGMEVCREVRKKFEMPIIMLTAKDSEIDKVLGLELGADDYVTKPFSTRELIARVKANLRRHYSQPTQATDEETNEIVIKDITVYPDAYSIKKRGADIELTHREFELFHYLAKHIGQVMTREHLLQTVWGYDYFGDVRTVDVTIRRLREKIEDDASHPEYIVTRRGVGYFLQTQE encoded by the coding sequence ATGGCTAGAAAAATAGTAGTCGTTGATGATGAAAAACCAATAGCGGATATACTTGAATTTAATTTAAAAAAAGAAGGTTATGATGTTTATTGTGCATACGACGGAAATGATGCAGTAGAGTTGATATATGCTGAAGAACCTGACATTGTTTTATTAGATATTATGTTACCAGGTAGAGATGGTATGGAAGTTTGTCGTGAAGTGCGTAAGAAATTTGAAATGCCAATTATTATGCTAACTGCGAAAGACTCTGAAATTGATAAAGTCCTTGGGTTAGAATTAGGTGCAGATGATTACGTTACGAAACCATTTTCAACTCGTGAGTTAATTGCGCGTGTGAAAGCAAACTTACGTCGCCATTATTCACAACCAACACAAGCAACTGACGAAGAGACGAATGAAATAGTGATTAAAGATATCACTGTTTATCCAGATGCATACTCAATTAAAAAACGAGGTGCGGACATTGAATTAACACATCGTGAATTTGAGTTGTTTCATTATTTAGCGAAACATATTGGACAAGTTATGACACGTGAACACCTACTTCAAACAGTTTGGGGTTATGACTATTTTGGTGATGTACGTACAGTGGACGTTACAATCCGTCGATTACGCGAAAAAATCGAAGACGATGCATCTCATCCAGAATATATTGTTACACGTAGAGGTGTGGGTTATTTCCTACAAACACAAGAGTAG
- the walK gene encoding cell wall metabolism sensor histidine kinase WalK produces the protein MNWLKKFQSLHIKLVVIYVLLIIIGMQIIGLYFTNSLEKELTRNFKTNIEQHVKQINYNIKKTYNSDDPNRNFQKEIQSILDDYANRTEIDEIRYIDQDQIIVATSKATNQSTVNQKVNDSSVQKALSLGKANDKIVLKNNATDSNRVWVKNKPVEYDGEVVGDIYVESDIDSVYEQLNNINQIFIIGTAISLLITIVLGFFIARTITKPISDMRNQTLEMSKGNYTQRVKIYGNDEIGELALSFNNLSKRVQEAQANTESEKRRLDSVITHMSDGVLATDRRGRVRIINEMALKMLGLERSEVDAKHILDVLNIDDDYSLDDLQENNDSFVIDLNEEEGIIARVSFSTIIQDTGFINGYIAVLHDVTEQHILENERREFVANVSHELRTPLTSMRSYIEALEEGAWRDPQVAPTFLNVTREETDRMIRLVNDLLQLSKMDSSSDQMNTELIDFKMFINKIINRHEMTQGKNVTFVRDIPVKGLFVEIDPDKMTQVFDNVITNAIKYSQESHKRVEFHVKQNTLYNRMTIQIKDNGIGIPVNKVDKIFDRFYRVDKARARKMGGTGLGLAISKEIVEAHKGRIWANSKEGQGTSIYITLPCEVMDDEFGDWDA, from the coding sequence ATGAATTGGCTAAAGAAATTTCAATCCCTACACATTAAACTTGTCGTTATTTATGTTTTATTAATTATTATTGGTATGCAAATTATTGGTTTGTATTTTACAAACAGTCTTGAAAAAGAATTAACACGTAATTTCAAAACAAACATTGAACAACACGTGAAACAAATTAATTACAATATTAAAAAAACGTATAACTCTGATGATCCTAATCGAAATTTTCAAAAGGAAATTCAAAGTATTTTGGATGACTATGCCAATAGAACAGAAATTGATGAAATTCGTTATATTGACCAAGATCAAATTATCGTTGCAACTTCGAAAGCAACGAACCAAAGTACTGTGAACCAAAAAGTAAATGATAGTTCGGTTCAAAAGGCGTTATCCCTTGGAAAAGCAAATGACAAAATTGTGTTAAAAAATAATGCGACAGACAGTAATAGAGTTTGGGTTAAAAATAAACCCGTCGAATATGATGGTGAAGTTGTCGGTGATATTTATGTAGAATCAGACATAGATTCAGTATACGAACAGCTGAATAACATTAACCAAATCTTTATTATTGGTACGGCAATATCTTTATTAATTACAATTGTGTTAGGTTTCTTCATTGCGCGAACAATTACGAAACCAATATCTGATATGCGTAACCAAACTTTAGAAATGTCTAAAGGGAACTATACACAACGCGTGAAGATATACGGGAATGATGAAATTGGTGAACTTGCGCTATCATTTAATAATTTATCAAAACGTGTTCAAGAAGCACAAGCAAATACGGAAAGTGAGAAACGTCGTCTAGATTCAGTTATCACGCATATGAGTGATGGTGTATTAGCGACAGATAGACGTGGACGTGTGCGTATCATTAACGAAATGGCACTTAAAATGTTAGGGCTAGAGCGTTCAGAAGTAGATGCGAAACATATACTAGATGTATTGAACATTGATGATGATTATTCATTAGATGATTTACAAGAGAATAACGATAGTTTTGTAATTGATTTAAATGAAGAAGAGGGCATTATCGCACGTGTAAGCTTCAGTACGATTATACAAGACACAGGCTTTATTAATGGTTACATTGCGGTGTTACACGATGTAACAGAACAGCATATTCTTGAGAACGAACGTCGCGAATTTGTGGCAAACGTTTCACACGAATTACGTACACCATTAACATCTATGAGAAGCTATATTGAAGCATTAGAGGAAGGTGCTTGGAGAGATCCACAAGTGGCACCTACATTCTTAAATGTAACAAGAGAAGAAACGGATCGTATGATACGTCTTGTAAATGATTTATTACAATTATCTAAAATGGACAGTTCAAGCGATCAAATGAATACGGAGTTGATAGACTTCAAAATGTTCATTAACAAAATCATTAACAGACATGAAATGACACAAGGTAAGAACGTCACATTTGTACGTGATATTCCTGTAAAAGGATTGTTTGTTGAAATTGATCCAGATAAGATGACACAAGTGTTTGATAACGTTATTACAAATGCAATTAAGTACTCACAAGAGTCACATAAACGTGTAGAGTTTCATGTGAAACAAAATACGTTGTATAACAGAATGACCATTCAAATTAAAGATAATGGTATAGGTATACCTGTAAATAAAGTAGATAAAATCTTTGACCGCTTCTACCGTGTTGATAAAGCAAGAGCACGTAAGATGGGTGGTACAGGTTTAGGATTAGCCATTTCTAAAGAAATTGTTGAAGCGCATAAAGGTAGAATTTGGGCCAACAGTAAAGAAGGTCAAGGAACTTCGATTTATATCACGTTACCATGTGAAGTCATGGATGATGAGTTTGGTGATTGGGATGCGTAA
- a CDS encoding YycH family regulatory protein, translated as MRNREVIKSIILFILVLISIFMTYRVWTFTPELTDLESDVNTDTPAIGPKISKPIDSVIMPFRMINRNGTDVKGTSNANDIKKITNQLLNKDVEKVDILSSASVVELADLSERYTILDFPDSVPSEMYLNQVLGLDMSTYPKINFNRILVDTKSSDKATVYLLSENKQKAIKLKTSMKSHEFDQMNKETAKDLKPYTGIITNEMTTSEINQIYVPEAADNMSVYRYVSNHISVSDLNDVILGDSVIARSKDNQVSTYNNNTGISSVNEDKQTYRYSNLSEDENRQKDISKGITNSFKFINEHAGFTDEFRLFDTDQKTGKVDYQMFLNNYPVFNDNHLASIEAVWGRDAINEYNRGLITTGVAVPSKKKADELPSSEEVRFALASNAEIDFSKVSNMAIGYDLSLPRDEIDNLQDTIEFTPKWYIKYDGEWKRYENGGLT; from the coding sequence ATGCGTAATAGAGAAGTAATTAAATCTATCATACTGTTTATACTTGTGTTAATAAGTATATTTATGACGTACCGTGTATGGACATTTACACCAGAACTAACAGATTTAGAATCTGATGTAAATACAGATACACCAGCCATCGGACCGAAGATTAGTAAACCGATAGATAGCGTAATTATGCCATTTAGAATGATTAATAGAAATGGAACAGATGTGAAAGGTACATCTAACGCAAATGATATTAAGAAGATTACAAATCAACTGCTAAACAAAGATGTTGAGAAAGTAGATATTTTAAGCAGTGCGTCAGTTGTAGAACTTGCAGATTTGTCAGAGCGATATACGATTTTAGACTTCCCTGACAGTGTCCCAAGTGAAATGTACTTGAATCAAGTGTTAGGTTTGGATATGAGTACGTATCCGAAAATTAATTTTAATAGAATTTTAGTAGATACAAAATCATCTGACAAAGCAACTGTGTATTTATTGAGTGAGAACAAACAGAAGGCAATTAAATTGAAAACATCAATGAAGAGTCATGAGTTTGATCAAATGAATAAAGAAACAGCTAAAGATCTAAAACCATATACAGGCATTATTACGAATGAAATGACAACAAGTGAAATTAATCAAATATATGTGCCAGAAGCAGCAGACAATATGAGTGTATACCGTTATGTTTCAAATCATATTTCTGTATCAGATTTAAATGACGTTATACTTGGCGATTCAGTTATTGCACGTAGTAAAGATAATCAAGTATCTACGTATAACAATAATACGGGTATTTCAAGTGTGAATGAAGATAAACAAACGTACCGTTATTCCAACTTATCTGAAGATGAAAATCGACAGAAAGATATCTCTAAAGGCATTACAAATTCATTTAAATTTATAAATGAACACGCTGGATTTACCGATGAATTCCGTTTGTTTGATACGGATCAAAAGACAGGTAAAGTAGACTATCAAATGTTCTTGAACAACTATCCAGTGTTTAATGATAACCATTTAGCGTCGATTGAAGCGGTTTGGGGAAGAGATGCGATTAATGAATATAATAGAGGGTTGATCACAACAGGTGTGGCAGTACCGTCTAAGAAGAAAGCAGATGAGCTTCCATCCTCAGAAGAAGTACGATTCGCACTAGCTTCCAATGCAGAAATTGATTTCTCTAAAGTTAGTAACATGGCAATTGGTTATGATTTATCATTACCACGCGATGAAATTGATAATTTGCAGGATACCATTGAATTTACACCTAAATGGTATATCAAGTATGACGGTGAATGGAAAAGATATGAGAATGGAGGGCTAACTTAA
- a CDS encoding two-component system regulatory protein YycI, protein MDWKHAKTLFIIVFVLVNIGLIVVYINKINNSVVQESNAQSEVNFSKEGIKIPKLPEYDDKEMQAITGRSKTFNSDSAIGVYSLTEKDTQINKDIDLEINKQQKQNTFKQFIDKESYKGNHYQYSKDASNKDKVIYEQMYDGLPILSNNKGQIAFNIENDKANKFTQTYLDKLKPGNGDNNHKQKIATARTALETLYFNTYLKKGDTVESVRLGYYSVVKEISGQVLVPSWEVKIKTKENGKPKTKYLYIDAIKPESTVLEES, encoded by the coding sequence ATGGATTGGAAACATGCCAAGACACTCTTCATTATTGTGTTCGTGTTAGTAAACATTGGATTGATTGTTGTGTATATTAATAAAATTAATAACTCAGTCGTTCAAGAATCTAATGCGCAGTCTGAAGTTAACTTTTCTAAAGAAGGAATAAAAATTCCTAAATTACCAGAGTATGATGACAAAGAAATGCAAGCCATCACAGGTAGAAGTAAAACATTCAATTCGGATTCAGCAATCGGTGTGTATTCATTAACTGAAAAGGATACACAAATCAACAAAGACATCGATTTAGAAATCAATAAACAGCAAAAGCAAAACACTTTTAAGCAGTTTATTGATAAAGAATCCTATAAAGGTAACCATTATCAATATAGTAAAGATGCTTCAAATAAGGATAAAGTAATCTATGAACAAATGTATGATGGTTTGCCAATTTTGAGCAATAATAAAGGTCAAATAGCTTTTAATATAGAGAATGATAAAGCAAATAAATTTACGCAAACATATTTAGATAAGCTGAAACCAGGTAACGGAGATAATAATCATAAGCAGAAAATCGCGACTGCACGTACGGCATTAGAAACGTTGTATTTTAATACGTATTTGAAAAAAGGCGACACCGTGGAGTCTGTAAGATTAGGTTATTATAGTGTTGTTAAGGAAATTAGTGGACAAGTATTAGTGCCTTCTTGGGAAGTAAAAATTAAGACTAAAGAAAACGGCAAACCAAAAACGAAATACTTGTATATAGATGCAATTAAACCTGAATCTACCGTGTTAGAAGAATCGTAA
- a CDS encoding MBL fold metallo-hydrolase produces the protein MSVLASGSTGNATYIESDKGSLLVDAGLTGKKIEGLFQQIDRNISDLEGILVTHEHIDHIKGLGVLARKYKLPIYANKKTWQMIDAKDKNIPLDQKFNFEPYETKTLAGIDIESFSVSHDAIDPQFYIFNHDYKKLTMITDTGYVSDRMKGMIHGSDAFVFESNHDVDMLRMGRYPWKTKQRILGDMGHVSNEDAAHAMCDVITGSTKRIYLSHLSQDNNMKDLARMSVGQVLNEHDIDTKKEVILCDTDKETATPIYYI, from the coding sequence ATGAGCGTACTCGCAAGTGGCAGTACAGGAAATGCCACTTATATAGAATCAGATAAAGGAAGTTTACTCGTTGATGCGGGATTAACAGGCAAGAAGATTGAAGGACTATTTCAACAAATAGACCGCAATATTAGCGATTTAGAAGGTATCCTCGTAACCCATGAACACATTGATCATATTAAAGGATTAGGTGTATTAGCAAGAAAGTATAAATTGCCGATTTATGCGAATAAGAAAACATGGCAGATGATAGACGCTAAAGATAAGAACATCCCGCTTGATCAGAAGTTTAACTTTGAACCATATGAGACAAAGACTTTGGCAGGCATAGATATCGAGTCATTTAGTGTGTCTCACGATGCCATCGACCCACAGTTCTATATCTTTAATCACGATTATAAAAAGTTAACAATGATTACAGATACAGGTTATGTGTCAGATAGAATGAAAGGCATGATACATGGTAGTGATGCTTTTGTATTTGAAAGTAATCATGATGTGGATATGTTGAGAATGGGTAGATACCCTTGGAAGACGAAACAACGTATATTAGGTGATATGGGTCACGTATCCAATGAAGACGCAGCACACGCAATGTGTGACGTTATTACAGGAAGTACGAAACGCATCTATTTATCACATTTAAGTCAAGACAATAACATGAAAGACCTTGCACGAATGAGCGTAGGGCAAGTACTTAACGAACATGATATTGATACTAAAAAAGAAGTCATCTTATGTGATACAGATAAAGAAACAGCAACACCAATATATTATATTTAA
- the abc-f gene encoding ribosomal protection-like ABC-F family protein, translating to MNILNVAQVTKSFTGDVLFENIKFEVNENDRIGLIGRNGEGKTTLFKLITGEEHPNHGHISLSKEKKVGILSQIPDFPGNMIVMDCLESVFTELKQIEIRMNELEESMTNDSANIEKLLNQYANLQERYEKLGGYEKESQINFVMHGLKIDQLSMREWSQLSGGERTKIGLAMLLLQMPELLLLDEPTNHLDIDSIEWLTKFIKNYRGAIMIISHDRYFLDETVSKIIEIDQQQLHVYHGNYSYFVQEKVERILREYNEYKDQQKKIQKMKAQIKQLKIWANQAVPPNASMHRRAKSMEKALARIEVKRKPIIDAKKMTLDMKAVDKSSKDIYTLVDIAKMYDEVLFENLNMKIRRNERVAIIGANGTGKSTILKMFIGEVEPDEGELIVAPNIKVGYLSQHHFNKETDTVIEAYRAYASVTEGEARNHLAGYLFYGYDVFKKVKDLSGGEKMRLRWAQIMSNNFNVLILDEPTNHLDIESKEMLEDALSKFEGTIIAVSHDRFFLDKFFEQTYWIQNGEVTKYLGNYSYAKEKRNEKNE from the coding sequence ATGAATATATTAAATGTTGCACAAGTGACGAAATCTTTTACTGGTGATGTCTTGTTTGAAAATATCAAATTTGAAGTAAATGAAAATGATAGAATCGGTCTTATTGGCCGTAATGGTGAAGGTAAGACAACCTTATTTAAATTGATAACTGGAGAAGAGCATCCGAATCATGGTCATATAAGTTTGTCGAAAGAGAAAAAAGTAGGGATACTCAGTCAAATCCCTGATTTCCCAGGTAATATGATAGTGATGGATTGTCTGGAGAGTGTATTTACTGAACTTAAGCAAATCGAGATAAGAATGAATGAATTAGAAGAGAGTATGACAAATGACTCTGCTAATATTGAAAAGTTATTAAATCAGTATGCAAATTTGCAAGAACGATATGAAAAATTAGGCGGTTATGAAAAAGAAAGTCAAATTAACTTTGTCATGCATGGTCTTAAAATAGATCAACTTTCTATGAGAGAATGGTCCCAATTATCAGGAGGAGAAAGAACGAAGATAGGTCTGGCGATGTTGCTTCTCCAAATGCCAGAATTGTTGCTACTTGATGAGCCAACGAATCATTTGGACATTGATAGTATTGAATGGTTAACAAAATTTATTAAAAATTATCGTGGTGCGATAATGATTATTTCTCACGATCGGTACTTTTTAGATGAGACAGTATCAAAGATAATTGAAATAGATCAACAACAACTACATGTATACCACGGAAATTACAGTTATTTTGTTCAAGAGAAAGTAGAACGCATTTTACGAGAATACAATGAATATAAAGATCAACAGAAAAAAATTCAAAAAATGAAAGCACAGATAAAACAATTAAAAATCTGGGCCAATCAAGCTGTTCCGCCTAATGCGTCCATGCATCGTCGTGCTAAAAGTATGGAGAAAGCACTTGCGCGTATTGAGGTTAAAAGAAAACCAATAATAGATGCTAAAAAAATGACTTTGGATATGAAAGCTGTTGATAAATCATCAAAAGACATCTATACGCTCGTTGATATCGCTAAGATGTATGATGAAGTATTGTTTGAAAATCTAAATATGAAAATACGTCGAAATGAAAGAGTAGCGATTATCGGCGCGAATGGAACAGGAAAAAGTACAATCCTTAAAATGTTTATAGGTGAAGTAGAACCAGATGAAGGGGAACTTATAGTAGCACCCAACATCAAAGTGGGATATTTATCTCAACATCATTTTAATAAAGAAACAGATACCGTTATAGAAGCCTATCGGGCATATGCATCTGTAACAGAAGGAGAAGCACGTAATCATTTAGCAGGTTATTTATTTTATGGTTACGATGTGTTTAAGAAAGTGAAGGATTTAAGCGGTGGCGAAAAAATGAGGCTGAGATGGGCGCAAATTATGTCTAATAACTTTAACGTCTTAATCCTGGATGAACCAACGAATCACTTAGACATTGAATCGAAAGAAATGCTTGAAGATGCGCTAAGTAAATTTGAAGGCACAATTATAGCCGTATCACACGATCGATTTTTCCTTGATAAATTCTTTGAACAAACATATTGGATTCAAAACGGTGAAGTGACGAAGTATCTAGGGAATTATAGTTATGCAAAAGAGAAGCGAAATGAAAAAAACGAATAA
- the rlmH gene encoding 23S rRNA (pseudouridine(1915)-N(3))-methyltransferase RlmH has protein sequence MKITIITVGKLKEKYWKQAVDEYNKRLGAYTKTELIEVPDEKAPDNMSEKDIEIVKEKEADRIMSKIKQDSHVITLEIQGKMLTSEGLSKEIDQLMTRGNSHITFIIGGSNGLHSKVLQRSNYALSFSKMTFPHQMMKVVLMEQIYRAFKIMRGEAYHK, from the coding sequence ATGAAGATAACAATCATAACAGTCGGTAAACTTAAAGAGAAGTACTGGAAGCAAGCCGTAGACGAATATAATAAGAGACTCGGTGCCTATACGAAGACAGAGTTAATCGAAGTTCCTGATGAAAAAGCACCGGATAATATGAGTGAGAAAGATATAGAAATCGTGAAAGAAAAAGAAGCAGATCGAATCATGTCGAAAATTAAACAAGACAGCCACGTTATTACCCTGGAAATACAAGGGAAGATGTTAACAAGTGAAGGATTAAGTAAAGAAATCGATCAACTCATGACACGAGGTAATTCACACATCACATTCATCATTGGCGGATCAAACGGATTACACAGCAAAGTATTGCAACGCAGCAACTATGCCCTATCCTTCAGCAAAATGACCTTCCCACATCAAATGATGAAAGTCGTCTTAATGGAACAAATCTACCGCGCATTTAAAATAATGCGAGGGGAAGCTTATCACAAATAA
- a CDS encoding DUF5906 domain-containing protein, giving the protein MSHILQMLMKLLSEAKEAIDREGLIALLTNSIANDNELEEVELSEMVYNEFIDQLHLNIPKNKDYRANIYSYYRIQKKPNDTILIDMMMNVFHIKRFDSELFIFTDKGWQKVSDDKLQDLVSKMVQVLLVDFRPSQSVLRNVVEGLQKSSDIENLSVNEQYIGCGPNMFDLSDYKVVKNNIEVFPKTRLNLDLDLSDSISDTIPVSFNQYMFDLANHDEDLKSFLIQHTSVLLTADAKLRRGLILYGTANNGKSVYIKLLKSFFYSNDVLSKTLNELGGRFDKESLIGKRLMASDEIGEARINERVVNDFKKLLSVEPIHVDRKGQTQVEVTLDLKLIFNTNAVLNFPAEHAKALERRIAVIPCDFYVQKADSKLNDKLQIEKKDIFLYLMYVYKQILSNDTEKLENERVTNITHDWLNFGYYFIASKTVSINKQKDCIRLIRNLTSHNKGSRVKVSKLNNVIKQEMSLSSQFIKELVMHNLNSQIISRDGYEYWTDLAWNNDSNNDKNESLERKSPEFNVTESEFQYTDENTWPQDEEGFLK; this is encoded by the coding sequence ATGAGCCATATTTTACAAATGTTAATGAAATTATTAAGTGAGGCAAAGGAGGCAATCGACCGTGAAGGTCTGATTGCTCTCCTAACTAATAGTATCGCCAATGACAATGAACTTGAAGAAGTTGAATTATCAGAAATGGTGTATAACGAGTTTATTGATCAATTACACCTTAACATTCCTAAAAATAAGGACTACCGAGCTAATATATATAGTTACTATAGAATTCAGAAAAAACCGAATGACACAATATTAATTGACATGATGATGAACGTTTTTCATATCAAACGATTCGATTCTGAACTATTTATTTTTACCGATAAAGGTTGGCAAAAAGTAAGTGACGATAAATTGCAAGATTTGGTATCTAAAATGGTACAAGTACTTTTAGTCGACTTTAGACCTTCACAAAGCGTATTGAGAAATGTAGTTGAGGGCTTACAAAAATCATCAGATATTGAGAATCTTTCTGTGAATGAGCAATATATTGGTTGTGGTCCGAACATGTTCGATCTAAGCGATTATAAAGTAGTTAAAAATAATATAGAAGTTTTTCCTAAAACACGATTGAATTTGGATTTAGATCTAAGCGATTCTATTAGTGATACTATACCTGTAAGCTTTAATCAGTACATGTTTGATTTAGCAAATCATGATGAAGATTTGAAAAGTTTTCTAATCCAACATACGTCTGTGCTACTTACAGCGGATGCAAAACTTCGTCGAGGGCTTATTTTATATGGAACAGCTAACAATGGGAAATCAGTATATATTAAATTATTAAAGTCATTCTTTTATAGCAATGATGTCCTATCAAAAACGCTTAATGAATTAGGTGGACGATTCGACAAAGAGAGTTTGATTGGTAAACGTTTAATGGCAAGTGATGAAATTGGAGAAGCTAGAATTAATGAAAGAGTAGTTAATGATTTTAAAAAATTACTTTCAGTTGAGCCTATTCATGTTGATCGTAAAGGACAGACACAAGTCGAAGTTACTTTGGATTTAAAACTTATCTTTAATACGAATGCTGTACTAAACTTTCCTGCTGAGCATGCTAAAGCACTAGAACGTCGAATAGCAGTTATACCTTGCGATTTCTATGTGCAGAAGGCTGATTCCAAATTGAATGACAAGCTTCAGATTGAGAAGAAAGACATATTTTTATACCTAATGTATGTCTACAAGCAAATCTTAAGTAATGATACCGAAAAGCTTGAAAATGAGCGAGTTACAAATATTACACATGATTGGTTAAATTTTGGCTATTACTTTATAGCATCTAAAACAGTAAGTATCAATAAACAAAAAGACTGTATTAGGCTAATAAGAAATCTTACAAGTCATAATAAAGGGTCTCGTGTAAAAGTTTCGAAATTAAATAATGTTATAAAGCAGGAAATGAGTTTAAGTAGTCAATTTATTAAGGAACTTGTAATGCATAATCTAAATAGCCAAATTATATCAAGAGACGGTTATGAATATTGGACTGATTTAGCTTGGAATAATGATTCTAATAATGATAAAAATGAATCATTAGAGCGTAAATCACCAGAATTTAACGTAACAGAAAGTGAATTTCAATATACGGATGAAAATACGTGGCCACAAGATGAGGAGGGATTTTTAAAATGA